From the Lolium rigidum isolate FL_2022 chromosome 2, APGP_CSIRO_Lrig_0.1, whole genome shotgun sequence genome, one window contains:
- the LOC124687539 gene encoding vesicle-associated protein 1-2-like has protein sequence MSSEPRELLGIDPGELRFAFELKKQISCSLHLTNRTDEYIAFKVKTTSPKKYCVRPNNGIVAPRSTFDVLVTMQAQRDAPPDMQCRDKFLVQSAVVRQDIAPQDITGDMFTKRSGNVVDEARLKVVYAPPSQQASINEGSDQESMGSLSYQETTREFAEPETITSEPLALISRLKEEENSAVQHNNELREELDLLRREISKQNGYFSLVFVLLVAILGILVGYLMNRQACVNM, from the exons ATGAGCTCCGAGCCCAGGGAGCTGCTCGGAATCGACCCCGGCGAGCTCCGCTTCGCCT TTGAGCTAAAGAAGCAGATCTCGTGCTCACTGCATCTAACAAACAGGACAGATGAATACATCGCCTTCAAG GTTAAGACAACGAGCCCAAAGAAGTACTGCGTCCGGCCAAACAACGGCATTGTGGCACCGCGTTCAACATTCGATGTTCTAG TAACAATGCAAGCGCAGCGGGATGCGCCACCGGATATGCAATGCAGGGATAAATTCCTTGTGCAGAGTGCTGTAGTGCGCCAGGACATCGCACCACAGGATATCACCGGAGACATG TTTACCAAACGATCGGGCAATGTGGTGGACGAGGCGAGGCTGAAGGTTGTTTATGCCCCACCATCACAACAGGCTTCCATAAATGAGGGGTCTGATCAGGAAAGTATGGGCAGTTTGAGTTATCAAGAG ACAACAAGAGAATTTGCAGAACCAGAAACAATAACCTCTGAG CCCTTGGCTTTAATTTcgaggttgaaggaggaggagaattCTGCTGTTCAACATAACAATGAACTTCGAGAGGAACTG GATCTCCTAAGACGGGAAATCAGCAAGCAGAACGGTTATTTCTCACTAGTTTTTGTGCTTTTGGTTGCTATCCTGGGCATCCTAGTAGGCTATCTCATGAACAGACAagcttgtgtaaacatgtag